DNA from Synechococcus sp. CBW1108:
GGGAGAAGGTCCGGTAGAAGATTGGCCTGATAACGCCCAATGGGCGAGTGGGAACCGTCTAGATACAGTTGTGTGTCCGGAGAAACTTAGGGATACATTAATTGCATGCGGACTCTAGGAATAGCGTCCCATGGAGTGGTGTAACTCAGGGGGGTCAGCCCCGGCTACGCCGGGGCTGACGGTTCGCCTCCCTCAGACATCAGCTGTGGCAATGGGTGGGCCGGTCTGTGACCCTGTTTGGAGCACTACCACCAAACCGAACACAGACCATGACCCTTACCCATAGTGGCGCCTCCAAGCTGGCTCAGCTCATGGAGGGCACCACCGCTGGCGCCCTGATCCCTGAAATCGTGCGCCGGGGCTTCCAGGATCTGCTGGAAGCCGAGGTTTCGGCCCTTACCGGTGCTCAACTCCATGAGCGCTGTCATGATCAGCGGTCTACCCACCGCAACGGCTATCGCCACCGGCTGCTCACCACCCAGGTAGGCGACATCAGCCTGGCCATCCCCAAACTGAGGCAGGGCAGCTTCTTTCCCGACTGGCTCGAGCCTCGCCGCCGGGTCGACAAGGCCCTCTACGCCGTGGTGATGGAGGCCCTGGGCGGCGCCAGCGGCATCTCCAAATCGGAGGTGAGCCGCATCTGCCAAGGCACAGGTGAGCAGGTGAAAGCCTTTCTGGGACGGCCGTTGGACCATGCCCGCTACCCGTACGTCTTCCTCGATGCCACCTACCTCCACGGCCGTCTGGGGCAGAACATGCAGGTGGTTTCACGTGCCGTGGTGGTAGCGATCGGCATCAATGACCTCGGCTACCGCGAGGTGCTGGGGATCGCCGTGGGTGACAGTGAGGCCGAGGGCTTCTGGCGGCAGTTCCTCGGCAGCATCAAGGAGCGTGGCCTGACTGGAACCAGGCTGGTGATCTCAGACGCCCACCTGGGCCTGACGGCAGCGATCAGGCGGATGTTCCAGGGCAGTAGCTGGCAGAGGTGCCGGGTGCACTTCCTGCGCAACCTGCTCAGCCATGTGCCCAAAGCGGGCCAGGACATGGTGGCAGCGGCCATGAAAGCAGTATTCGTCATCCAGGCACCTGAGCAAGTGCGCTCCCACTGGCAGCGGGTCACCGAGATGCTGCGCAAGCAGTTCCCGAAAGCTGTCCCGGTGATGGACGCCGCCCGCGACGACGTACTGGCGTTCCTGCACTTCCCGCAGGAGCACTGGCGCAAGATCTGGAGCACCAACCCGCTGGCGGCTCAACAAGGAGATCAAGCGCCGCACCAACGTGGTCGGGATCTTCCCCAACGACGCTGCGATCGTGCGGTTGGTGGGCAGCCAGCTGCTGGAGCAGCAGGAGGAATGGCAGCTGGAACGCCGGCGCTTTTTCTCTGAAGCCACCATGGCCAAGATCCCGGATCCAGAAGAGGCCCTGGAGCTCACCGATGCTGATCCGTCTGCCCAGCCGGCAGCAAACATCAGCTGAAGCGCACCAGCTCCTCCCTCGATTAACACAGAACAACTCAATCGCTGAGTTGCCCCACCCATCTCAGAGAGAAAGCGCTCCCGCTTGGTGCGTTTTTTGGCCGTCGACTACTCGTAATCACCGAAACCGAGCTGATTACCGCCCATGACCCCCAGGGCTGGCTCAAAGTATCTACACGTCTTGGGCCCTGGCTGACGCATCGTCATCGCCAGCAGCGCGGTGATGACGCGCATCACCGCCTGCATCCACCTTCTAATCATAGCAGGTTGAGTGGTGCAGTTCGCAGGCTGGCCAATGCACCAGCGCCATTGCCGCGGTAGCGGTGGGCGTCCTCGTGGAACTGGGTGTCACGGATCCAGAGCCAGCACTCAATGCTCCATCGGTTCCCGCACTAGTTGAAGCAGAGCCTCTGGGGTGGTGCGCAGGGTTGGTTTCGCACCGATCAGGTGCGGCTGGTGAACAAACACAGGTGCTGCGCCTGAAGCGGCTTCCCGTCTCTGGTGCCGGTAGCGGTCATCTCCAGAATCCAGCTGGTGCCAACCCAGCTCTCGCGGATGTGCTGCGGTGCCTACTTTGCCCGCAGCGTCCAGGTAATGTCGCGGCCATGGCTGATCTCCTGATCCGATGCCACAAAAGGGATCTGACGCTTTCCCTGAAACTGCCTGCGGATCTGACGATGCGGTGTTTTCTGATTGGCTTTCACCGTCAGAAGGAAGTTGGCCCCCTGCTCCTGGAGGAGTTGAAAACGGTCGCTGGGTGTGCAGCGCATCTGCCTGGATCAGCACACCCTCGAGATCCAGCTCACCAAGCAGCTTCTGGAGCACGAAACGCTAGTGGTTTTCACCGGTGGCGTAGCAGGCCTGGCTGATCGCCACACCCAGAGCGGCCAAATACAGCGTGACCTGGGCAATGAATGCGGAGCCCCCGCCAGCCGTGAGCTCGATCGATCCCCTCAAGGTTTTGCCGTCAAACACCAGCTGATCGAGATCCGCTGCACCACCAGGGATCTGGGCGATCGACCAGTCACGGATCGCGGCGCATAGGGCTGACACATACACCTGCTGGAAGAAATAGCGGAACGAATAATCCGATGACGGCCGCCGCAGCTCCAGGCCCAGCGCCTTGGTGAGCACGGCGTGGTGGCGGATGGCGAATCGCTCCAGATCTCGCAAGCTCTGGCAGCCACTCAGGATTCCCAGCACCGTGGCCAACAGCACATACCAGGCTGGTAACCGAACCCGGCGCCGCATCCGCGCATCGGGGTTCGACCTCAGGTAGCTGATCAAGTCGAGATCGGTTGCGGGAAAAGCGGTCTCGGGTATGGGCAGGGCGCGATTCCGCCGACCTCAACCCATACTCGCAGCCCCGGCCAGGGAGCTTGTGACACACTTTGAATCAGCCCTTCCATGACCCCAGTTCGCGACTGCGATTACATGGGGATTTTCGCGCAGCTGGCCTGGATTCTCCAGAGTCTCCCTAGCACAATTTGAGACCTTGAATACTATATTCGGTGATCAATTCGTATGTAGATACTTTGCAGGCCTTCCGATGAGGCCATTGTTACCATACCAGCACCGAACCGGTTAACGCAAGCTTCCCGTCCCCGAGATGGCGTAAAGTCAAAGAAGGTATGCAATGAAAATCACCTTCAACCTGGCAACCTTTAATGGATACTTCAATAGAACAGTTTATCTAACTTGCAATTTAGAACTTTGTCAATACAGCATTTAATGGCTGCTAAAACAGTAACTTGCAGTTTATTCATGCTAAAATGGGCTCTCGCTTGCATCCGCTCTAGTTTATCAAGCTGAAAGCCATGTCTTCAATTACAGTTCTGACTACTGTCTACGTCAACGCTCCCGAAAGGCTGAATTATTTTAATAGCACGATTGAATCGTTTTACAGATGCATACAATTTCCAGGTGAGATCATCCACTACGTAATGGATGACAGGTCTCCAATGCATAGCGACGAGATAAAAGAAGTATGCGACAACAGAGGCCTAGTATACATCAATAGCAGTTCAATTAATCGAACTTGTTTCCACGACGTTTTTAATGCACTATGTGCTCGAGCAGAAACTGAATATTGTCTTTATCTTGAAGGTGATCATTACTTTTACTTGCCTTATGACTTTGTAACACCTGCGCTCGCGCTTTTTCATTTGGCGCCTGGGCTGCACCAGCTTTATCTCCGAGCCCCTATCGTCTACGAACCTTTTTGTCTTGTTGGGGACGACTTGGTAACCCTCGACGGAAGCGTTCTGCACGCAATAAGAATTGACAACGAAAACGTCGGCTGGGTGGGACGCGGTGTAATGCATGAGAGCTTTTCTTTAATGCCCTCAATTTTTCGGACAAATACATTAAAGCATACGGTTTGCCATCACAAAACAATCCTTGGAGGCCCAACGGAACTTGAGCAAGTAATCTCAAAGGATTGGGATAATAAATATCTTACGGGATATCTTAATGCCCAAGCTTTCTGTTATCATATTGGTGATATTGGGAAGAAGGGCCCTGGTGGCTTTCTTAAGATTGGCGATAGTGTTTACGAATCGGTCTGGTCCCAAAAAGTTCTCCCTTATTCATGGTGATATGTCCAAACCGGTATTCTTCTAGGAGGGGAGCTACCCACTAAAAATGCACTTCTAAAAAATGAGAGTAATTGCGATGTAATCCTAGAGTACCGTTCCGGAGATAACAGCTGGAAGCTGGAGTGTATTTGTTCCCTCCGTGATCCATTGACGTCTAAAGAGTTTGCCGACATAGCCGCACAATACTAACTAGGGCTTGCTGAATTTCATTCGCGGGTTTTTCGTCCGCGCCAAGGGCCGCGACTCAGCCTGCAGCGCCAAGCGCTGGTGACCTCAATTTTACTCCTAGAAGCTGACTAAGCAGCCCACAGAAGCGCTGGACGGCGCCAGGAGGCGAGCAAATAGAGCATCAGGATGTACACAGAGACAAGAATAGATAATAAGAGGCGCAGTAGCCTGAGAACCTTCTCGGCATTCATCACAAAGAACGCCATCGTGATCACCGTTCTTGATGTTTCAATCAGCTTGGTCATGATCCGATCCAGTCCATATTTCCGTTTGCTCGTTCCGATTCTTCCCTCGATCACGGAACGCTTTCTCAAGTCTGATTTAAAAAGCTCTTGTTGCTCTGCTGTCTGCACCTCGGCCTCTACCTGCTTCTTGCGTGGACGGCCACTGAGTCTGATGTTATTTTCTGCGCAGAACTTCTTGTTGCCTAATGTCATATAGATTGAATCGGCACAGATTCGTGCTGGATAGTACCCTCGCTCTTCCTTGTATTGCTTGGTACGTGCGATCAGGTCGTTGGCTTCATTGTAGTTGTCCCAGCTGATTCGATCCACATCGACAAAGCCATTATCATCTGATATTGAGATCTTCGCACCGAACTCTGTTCGCCTTCCCGCCTTGCCCCTCACGATCGGCCGCACGTGTGGTTTTGACAAATTGACAATCCGATCGTCGATGCGCCGGCTATCAGCGTCATACATCTCCTGCTGCTGCCGGTACAGTTCACTGGTGATCAGCAGCTTGCGGTAGAGCTGGGTTCCAAGCTCCAAAAGCATGGCACCGCAATGGATCATCTGATCAATTGCTCTGAGGTTTCTCCGGATCTCGTTGAGCTGAAAGCGCTTGACTTCACGGATCTCGGCGCATTTGGGCTTTTTCTTCTTGATGATCGCCAGAAACCGATTCCGAGCTTTATCCCGGTTGCAGCGGGGTTTACGATTGATCTTTCCCTGCAACTGCTTGAACAGTTCGTCGATGATCTTCTCAGTGGCCTCTCTCGCTTCGTTGAGCAACCTCAGATCTACTGGGTAGGGAATGTCATCAGGCACGCAGGTTGCATCAAGAATCAGAGTACCCCAGTTACTTTCAGGATCCAACGTTGCAGGCTTCACCCCTAGCGCTTCGTCGATGGCAGCAAGCTGTTGCTCCTCTTCTTGTTCGCTATCATCCTCCTCCGCCGAAACCAGCATCTCTTTAATCATCGCAATGCCATTGGCCTTGGTCATGTCATTGCAGATCTTGATCAGATCAGGGCCAATGCGCTTACGAAAATGCACCATCATCGATGGATCAAACGGGGGCATTGCCTGGTATGCACTCAAGCCAATGAAAAATTGTAGATACGGTGATTCCGTGATCAGCTGAACTGTTTCGCGGTCTGTCACTCCCAGGCGTTGCTGGATGTACAGCGCACCGAACGCCATCTGAAACGGCTTGGCCGGTGCTTCTGTCTTGGCACTGAATTGGGGTGCATACTGGCTTTCCAGCGGCATCCATGGAATCAGGTTACGAAGCAGAAGCCAGCGATTATTAGGATCTAGTTTGCCGCCGAAGGGCGTGTAAAACTCCTCGATCGATAGCTGACCTGCGTGCTGAAAAACGTACATTGGCGTGTCAGCAGATTATTCTAAGCCAGGAATGGCTACATTTGGCTCATTTTAACGTGAGACCACCCCTGGAATCAACTGCAGCGCAATGGATATTGGTTCCTCAGCAAGCCCTAACTATTGTGAAATCATGTGCTCCCCGCGACTCTGTTGATATTTGTGCAGGCTGTAAGCCTCGCGGGGTTGGAATTTCTTGTCTCGTCCTTGTGCTTCGGGCGATCGTACGCTCAGAGGGTTTTACAGCGAACTCCAAATGCCGCAGCTGCTACTCAGTGATGCGTAAGTTCAGCATCGTTAGGGAATCGCCGGTTCACGCTCGCTTCCCGACTGAGCCTTCGTATCCCCAGATCTTACGGGCCTCCGGTGCTGGCAAAACCAGTACATCAATTGCCAAGCCCATGGCCCTAACGGGAATAGCCGACGGCAAGTGGCGCATCCGAGAGCTGGGACTGGATAGCCTGTCCGATGAACTCCGGCCAGGCCGGCCCCGCACTGACGAGGTCCACAAGGTGGCCGAGGTGATCAACCGGGCCTTGCAGGCCAGGCCTGACGATGGCAGCACCAAGAGGGATGATAAGACGTTAGCTGCAACGACTGGAATCTCCAGATCCACGGACCACTGCAAGCCGGCTGCAGCTTCTCGGTGCAACCTCACAGGCAAAAATCCCACCGCTTCACGGATGCCTGTCGGCTACAGGGCTCTCAACCGATTCGTTCTTTGTGGAGAAGGTTCGTGACATCCTAGGCTTCTCTTAATCTGCCCCGCCAAGACGATGGAGCTATGCGTCGATGAGAAGTTCCAGATCAATACTCATTAGCGCACCAAGCCGGTGTTGCCCATGGGGCTGGGGTACCTAGAGAGTGTTACCCACGGTGCCCGGTGTCAACTACGTAAGCGGGCGCCCACCTAATTGTCGCCGCGCACGTAGGAGGCCAGGGAAACGCTGCACTCTAGGAGTTTGCTGAAAAACCACGCCTGCGCGAAAATGGACCAGCTGCCCAGTCCAGATGCGAGGTCACCGGGAGCGCAGCGGCTCCCTGTTCTCCTACGTGTCGATCGAGGAGCGGATCCCGGCCAGCCATCCGCTGCGGCGTATTCGGAAACTGGCCGATCAGGCCCGATCGTCTCAATCCCACCTTCTGTGAGCTCTACGCCGCAGAAGGTCGGCCCTCGGTGCCGCCAGAACAGCTGCTGCTGGCCTCGTTGCTGCAGGCTTTCTATGGGATCCGCTCCGAGCGGCTGTTGCTGGAGCAGCTCCACTACAACCTGCTCTACCGCTGGTTTGTAGGGCTGAGCCCGGATGATCCGATCTGGCACCCCACCACGTTCACCAAGAACCGCGAACGGCTGCTCAATGACGACGTCATGGGCCGCTTCCTGGAGAAACTGATGGCTGCCCCGGAAGTCAAGCCGCTGCTCAGCGACGAACACTTCTCAGTGGATGGCACCCTGCTGCAGGCCTGGGCGTCCCATGCCTCACTGGAGCGGACCGATGGTCAGCAGGACCCACCGCCACCGTCGTCAGGCCCTGGCGAGGGCTTTGGCGCTCCAAAGCCCGGTAAGAAGCGGGCCAAGGGTGACTTCCGCGGCATCAAGCTCAGCAACAAGACCCACCGCTCCAGCGTCGATCCAGACGCCTTGCTGGCCCGCAAGTCCAATTCCCACCCGGCCCAACCCAGCTACCGGGGCCACGTGCTCATGGACAACCGCCATGCCCTGATCGTCGATTGCCGCGTTACCCAAGCAGTGGGTACCGGGGAGCGGGATGCCGCCAAAGCGATGGCGGCTGACATCCCCGGTGCCCACCAAAAAACCATCGGTGCCGACAAGAACTACGACACCAAGGGCTTTGTCGCCGAGATGCGTCGCATCGCCGTGACGCCGCACGTCGCTCAGAACACCGCCCGCTCTGGTG
Protein-coding regions in this window:
- a CDS encoding IS5 family transposase: MYVFQHAGQLSIEEFYTPFGGKLDPNNRWLLLRNLIPWMPLESQYAPQFSAKTEAPAKPFQMAFGALYIQQRLGVTDRETVQLITESPYLQFFIGLSAYQAMPPFDPSMMVHFRKRIGPDLIKICNDMTKANGIAMIKEMLVSAEEDDSEQEEEQQLAAIDEALGVKPATLDPESNWGTLILDATCVPDDIPYPVDLRLLNEAREATEKIIDELFKQLQGKINRKPRCNRDKARNRFLAIIKKKKPKCAEIREVKRFQLNEIRRNLRAIDQMIHCGAMLLELGTQLYRKLLITSELYRQQQEMYDADSRRIDDRIVNLSKPHVRPIVRGKAGRRTEFGAKISISDDNGFVDVDRISWDNYNEANDLIARTKQYKEERGYYPARICADSIYMTLGNKKFCAENNIRLSGRPRKKQVEAEVQTAEQQELFKSDLRKRSVIEGRIGTSKRKYGLDRIMTKLIETSRTVITMAFFVMNAEKVLRLLRLLLSILVSVYILMLYLLASWRRPALLWAA
- a CDS encoding transposase family protein; this translates as MISYLRSNPDARMRRRVRLPAWYVLLATVLGILSGCQSLRDLERFAIRHHAVLTKALGLELRRPSSDYSFRYFFQQVYVSALCAAIRDWSIAQIPGGAADLDQLVFDGKTLRGSIELTAGGGSAFIAQVTLYLAALGVAISQACYATGENH